TTTAGAGTTAGCAACTTCAACATTTCCTACAGCAACATCACAAACAACTTTATCAGTAAACTTCAAGTGATTTTTCTCAATGTATAATACTGAAGTACTGTCCCAGGACCATTTATCTCCTTCAGTTCCTACAGTAGAACTGTGTTCACTTCTTTCAGAAATAATTTCAATTTCTGAGATGAAATCAGTTTCAGTTAAAATTCCAGATAATTTAGCATCATCATCAAGAGCTAAAACGGATTTTAAACCAAATTGATTCATAGTTTCAAATGCAACGTTTAATGGAGCTTTATCCCATGTTGTTGGAACAGTTGTAATCATATAATTTTCAACTGCATCATTAATTTCAGTTTTAGTTAATGCATTGGATACAATATCAAATGATGTAATAATACCCACTAATGCTCCTTCATCATCAACAACAGGAACTCTTCTAACATTATTATCTACCATTTTACGAGCAGCATCAACTACATCATCACCAGGTTTTACGGTGACTAAATCTCTACTCATTAACATTGCAAGTTGTTCTTCATCAGGATTATTAATTAAATCAGAACGAGTTATGACTCCTACTAAAATGTCAGTGTCTCCTTTGACAACTGGTAATACTGCTTTTTTTTCTTTTCTCATTAAGTCTAAAACTTTGTCTCTGTTACCAGGAACAGAAACGCTTACTACATTTTTAGACATTGTTCTTTTAACTAACATATAAACACCTATTATAAAAATACAATAAATTGTAATTAATGAACTACAAGTACTGCACATTTAGCTGAATTAACAACTTTATCTGCAACACTACCCATAATAAATCTATCAAATCCGGATTTGCCAGAACTGCCCATTACAATTAAATCAACATCTTCTTCTTTAGCTACCTCAAGGATAACTTTAGCAGGCAAACCTTCTTTAATTACATGAGTAATCTTTAAATCATTTTTATTCAATTTATCAAATTCCTCAAGATTTTCTTCAGATCTTTCTTTTAAAATTTGATTTAACTGATATACTTCGTCATCTAATGGGAGTCCGCTAACAAAATTATTTTCTGTAACACTTATAGCGATTATTTCCGCCCCACAGACATTTGCTAAAAATAAAGCTTGTTTTTGTGCTTTTTTTGCAAATTCTGAACCATCTGTTGGAACAAGTATTTTTTTATACATCATTAACAACCTCCAAATAATACATTAATATCGATTATATATTATGAATAATTTTTTTATTAATCCTATATAATATATTTTTCGTTTCACATCGATTTATTATATTAAGGTATGGATTTTTGGAAAATGAATTAAACACATTAAATTGAGCCAAATTATCCTCCAAAATTACTGATTTTTGAACTACATTATTAATATCAAATCCACAGACATTTGTAGTTGCCATTTTTAATAACTCACATGGATCAATATACTTTCTATAACACACTGACATGATTTTTAAACTAAACTCCAATTCACGAAGCATATTTGGTGAATTAAGCATTACATTATCAGTTCCAATCATAGGTTTTATACCTAAATCAAGCATTTGAGGCAATGGAACCACACCAACATTTAATGTTGCATTAGCTCTTGGACATACAACAGTATTTTGATTAGACTGCAAAACACCATCTAAATCATTATTTTTTGGATTTGTAAGATGTACCAACTGAGAGAATTTAGAATTAACTCCCTTTTCAATTTCAGACAAACCACAATCATTTAAAGATTCTATCTGATTAGATTCTGATTCTGCAACATGAATTGAAGATATTTTTCCCTCTTTTTTACATTCTTTTGAGATTATATCTGCAACATCAGTTGTAATTTCCCCAAAACCACTTGGTGCAATACCATCAGCAATTTTTAAGAGTTTACGAACAGCTATTTTTACTTTACTTAAATCAGGATCATCGCCATAAAAACTGTCGTCACGTCCTAAAATAATTGATTTTATTGGAATACCTTCAGCTGCTTTTTTTAATAGCTTAACTCCTTTTAGTCCACCTTCACGATAATCAATAAAGTGAGTTGTACCACTATTAACCATATCCCACATAGAAGATTTCATTGCTTCGACTAAATCATCATCACTGGCCTTAGACAATGCCACATGTTTAATTCCATTAGGAGGTTTCACCATCTCACTTAATGAATAACCATAGCCCTCATCTTTAATGATAGAGTCTCCTATATGCATATGACCATTTATGAATGATGGGCAAACAATAGCTCCATCAACATCAATTATTTCACCTTCTAAGACATCTTTTCCAATTTCAATGATTTTTCCATCACCAACAACAATATTTTCACGTGCTGGAACTAAATCCATTCCTTTTAATATGATTCCGTTTGCTATAGTGAACATTAAAGGTGAATCTAATTTTTTTAATTAATATATTTTAGCATTAAATATTTATTAAATCAAAAATACAAAAATAAGATATATAATTCAGACTTTTTAAACCAGGTGATATTATTAACTCTCAAGAAATAAGATACTTTTACAGGAATATTGTAAAAACTGGAAACGTATATAGAGTTAAATATAATAATAAAGACTACGGAGAGTTTAAAAAGTTATCTGACGCATTATATGAAAGAGATGCACTATTTTTTTGTAATTTTGATTATGATTTACTTGTTGAGTGTGATCTTGAAAACAAGTATGAAAATAAAGTCCTGCCACCATTTCCAGAAAAAAGACCAAAAGGCAGAATTAAAGGAACCAAGGTCAACAAAAAAGAAAGAGAAGGTGAAATTCTCTTTAACCACAAGATTAGAAAGTTCTACATCAAAAAAGGCGATGAAAACATTGGCCAATATGATACAATGACTGAAGCATTTTATTATAAAAAGCTATTAATGAACAATGATTGGGATAAAAGCGTTTTAAAAACTAATATTACTCAAAAAATTGAACTTAATGCAGTTATTGATCCAAAAGTAGAATACAAAGTAAAACTAAACTTCTGTCCTAAATGTAAAAGCAGATTAAAAGTTGGCGAAACAGAATGTTCATCATGTGGTATCAATATTAATGATTACCTTGTAAATAAATAAAAAAAGGATAGAGAAAAACTATTCTCCATCAACGTATTTGTTTAAAGATTTAACTTTAATTTCATTATTTTGAATAGCTTTAATTGCATTTAAAACTGCTCTTGCTCCAGCTAAGGTAGTAACGTAAGGAATACCAAGTTCAATAGCAAGACGTCTAATAATGTAACCGTCTTTTGCAGATTGTTTACCTTCAGAGGTATTAATAATTAAATCTACTTCATTGTTTAAGATAGCATCTCTGATGTTAGGAGAACCTTGAGATACTTTTAATATCTTTTCAACTGAATCAAGACCGGTTGCATCAGCAGTACCTGCAGTTGCAATAAGATCAAATCCTAAATTGGATGCAGTCTCTGCAATTGGTCTAATTTTCTTTTTATCTGATTCTTTAACACTGATAAATATTTTACCTTCTTTAGGTAATTCCATACCTGCGGAAAGTTGTGATTTATAGAATGCCATTCCGTAGTTTTCATCAATACCGATACTTTCACCAGTGGATTTCATCTCAGGACCTAAAACAGTATCGGATTCAGGAAGTTTTAAGAATGGGAATACAGATTCTTTTACTGCAACATGGTCTAACTTGATTTCTTTGGTTAAACCGAAGTCTTTGAGTTTAGCACCTTGCATAATCCAGGTTGCTACTTTTGCTAATGGAACTCCAATTGCTTTACTTACAAATGGAACAGTTCTACTTGCACGAGGGTTAGCTTCAATAATGTAAACCATTTCTTCATCAGGTTTTACAGCATATTGAATGTTCATTAAACCTTTAACGTTTAATTCTAAAGCTAATTTAGTTGAATTTTCACGGATAGTGTCTAAAATATATTCAGGAATAGTTTGAGGAGGTATTACACATGCAGAATCTCCGGAGTGAACACCTGCTTCTTCAATGTGTTCCATAATTCCTGCGATGAATACATCTTCACCATCACATAAAATATCCACATCAAGCTCAATAGCATCTTCTAAGAACTTGTCAACTAAAATTGGGTGTTCTGGAGATACTTTTACAGCTTCTTTCATATATTCTTCAAGTTCGTTGTTATCATAAACAATTTCCATAGCTCTTCCACCGATTACGTATGATGGACGAACAAGAACTGGGAAAGTAATTTCTTCTGCAATTTCTTTTGCTTCTTCAAATGAGTTTGCAGTTCCATATGGTGCTTGATGAATGTGTAATTTTTCTAAAAGTTCAGCAAATAATTCTCTGTCTTCAACTCTGTCAATACTTTCGTATGGAGTACCTAAAATTTTAACACCTGCATTTGCAAGAGGTACAGCTAAGTTAATTGAAGTTTGACCACCGAATTGAACAATTACTCCGTCAGGTTTTTCTTGTTCAATTACTCCCATTACGTCTTCATAGGTAAGTGGTTCAAAGAATAATTTGTCAGAAATATCATAATCAGTACTTACGGTTTCAGGGTTGTTGTTGATTAAGATTGTTTCAATTCCTTCTTCTTTTAAAGCTAAAGAGGAATGTACACAACAGTAATCAAATTCAATACCTTGACCAAT
This Methanobacteriaceae archaeon DNA region includes the following protein-coding sequences:
- a CDS encoding universal stress protein; its protein translation is MMYKKILVPTDGSEFAKKAQKQALFLANVCGAEIIAISVTENNFVSGLPLDDEVYQLNQILKERSEENLEEFDKLNKNDLKITHVIKEGLPAKVILEVAKEEDVDLIVMGSSGKSGFDRFIMGSVADKVVNSAKCAVLVVH
- a CDS encoding amidohydrolase family protein, with the protein product MFTIANGIILKGMDLVPARENIVVGDGKIIEIGKDVLEGEIIDVDGAIVCPSFINGHMHIGDSIIKDEGYGYSLSEMVKPPNGIKHVALSKASDDDLVEAMKSSMWDMVNSGTTHFIDYREGGLKGVKLLKKAAEGIPIKSIILGRDDSFYGDDPDLSKVKIAVRKLLKIADGIAPSGFGEITTDVADIISKECKKEGKISSIHVAESESNQIESLNDCGLSEIEKGVNSKFSQLVHLTNPKNNDLDGVLQSNQNTVVCPRANATLNVGVVPLPQMLDLGIKPMIGTDNVMLNSPNMLRELEFSLKIMSVCYRKYIDPCELLKMATTNVCGFDINNVVQKSVILEDNLAQFNVFNSFSKNPYLNIINRCETKNILYRINKKIIHNI
- a CDS encoding CBS domain-containing protein, with the translated sequence MLVKRTMSKNVVSVSVPGNRDKVLDLMRKEKKAVLPVVKGDTDILVGVITRSDLINNPDEEQLAMLMSRDLVTVKPGDDVVDAARKMVDNNVRRVPVVDDEGALVGIITSFDIVSNALTKTEINDAVENYMITTVPTTWDKAPLNVAFETMNQFGLKSVLALDDDAKLSGILTETDFISEIEIISERSEHSSTVGTEGDKWSWDSTSVLYIEKNHLKFTDKVVCDVAVGNVEVANSKTKVSDCARKMKTLNIEQIPVIGVEGNLVGLVRASDLIKALIPQE